One Prosthecobacter dejongeii DNA window includes the following coding sequences:
- a CDS encoding NHL repeat-containing protein, translating into MKRRTFLATASTTFAAPFVRSQSKTSLQGSTIGHGQHRYQLDLEWCKAKRDQHPVKDCHEMVMDAQKRLLMITNEASNNILIFDKEGQVLDAWTLKLKGGHGLTLDRRNGQEFLWLCDPSSGAVIKTTLKGEVLLKLPHAKDCGAYDALSKYAPTEAAVAPNGDIYVADGYGSQFILQFDNTGRFIRKFGGLSTQAMNAGKFMQAHGVTIDSRGPTPLVLCTERVRNEFHWYTLDGQYVRSVYLPGAFMSRPVIAGDLLLSGVCFGMKPGDYRMWRERGFIIILDKENRVISAPGGLAPEYEGDQVKVLLQDQAIFRNVHDVCVDDEGDLYACQWNADQAYPYKLRRI; encoded by the coding sequence ATGAAACGCCGTACTTTTCTCGCCACTGCCAGCACCACCTTCGCGGCACCTTTTGTTAGGTCACAGAGTAAAACCAGCCTGCAAGGCAGCACGATCGGCCACGGTCAGCATCGTTACCAACTGGACCTGGAATGGTGCAAGGCCAAACGGGACCAACACCCCGTGAAGGACTGCCATGAAATGGTGATGGATGCCCAAAAGCGCCTCCTCATGATCACCAACGAGGCCAGCAACAACATCCTCATCTTCGACAAAGAAGGTCAGGTGCTGGATGCCTGGACACTCAAACTCAAAGGCGGGCATGGCCTCACGCTCGACCGTCGCAATGGCCAAGAATTCCTCTGGCTGTGTGACCCTTCCAGCGGTGCCGTCATCAAGACCACGCTGAAAGGCGAAGTCCTGCTGAAGCTACCTCATGCCAAAGACTGTGGTGCATACGATGCACTCTCCAAATATGCCCCCACCGAAGCCGCCGTGGCACCCAATGGTGATATCTATGTGGCAGACGGTTACGGTTCTCAGTTCATCCTACAATTTGATAACACGGGCAGATTCATCCGCAAGTTTGGTGGCCTCAGCACCCAGGCGATGAATGCCGGTAAGTTCATGCAAGCGCATGGGGTGACGATCGATTCACGCGGCCCCACCCCACTGGTTTTATGCACCGAGCGCGTTCGCAATGAGTTCCACTGGTACACGCTGGATGGACAATATGTGCGCTCCGTTTATCTGCCGGGCGCTTTCATGAGCCGCCCCGTCATCGCGGGAGATTTACTGCTTTCAGGCGTGTGCTTTGGCATGAAGCCCGGGGACTACCGCATGTGGCGCGAACGAGGATTCATCATCATCCTGGACAAAGAAAACCGAGTCATCTCCGCTCCTGGGGGTCTGGCACCAGAGTATGAGGGAGATCAGGTCAAAGTGCTGCTGCAGGACCAAGCCATCTTCCGCAATGTCCACGACGTCTGCGTGGATGATGAAGGCGACCTCTACGCCTGCCAGTGGAATGCCGACCAAGCATACCCCTACAAACTGCGCAGAATTTAA
- a CDS encoding transglutaminase N-terminal domain-containing protein, with protein MRYNIIHRTTYNYESPVTVGHYTARLEPRALPFQECPWHELTIRPEPVQRSERSDYFGNTSVYFEIEGSHQKLEVIARSLVEVERAQPFDSSSTPPWETIRDACRSDVFNPTTAAGELTYASTLIPVGAQFADYARPSFPPKRPILEAVCDLNRRINEDFIFDPTATDYATPVEKALKQRRGVCQDFAQVMIACIRSLGLPARYVSGYLETLPPPGQVKLVGADASHAWISVYCGETCGWMDADPTNNVLPSERHITVAWGRDFADVSPLRGVTIGAGEQRLLVAVDVLPDPD; from the coding sequence GTGCGCTACAACATCATCCATCGGACCACGTACAATTACGAGAGCCCCGTGACCGTCGGACATTACACGGCCCGGCTGGAGCCTCGTGCCCTGCCCTTCCAGGAGTGTCCATGGCATGAGTTGACCATCCGCCCGGAGCCGGTGCAGAGATCGGAAAGGTCTGACTATTTTGGCAATACAAGTGTGTACTTTGAGATTGAAGGCTCGCATCAAAAGCTGGAAGTCATCGCCCGCAGTCTTGTCGAGGTGGAGCGTGCCCAGCCTTTCGATTCCTCCAGCACCCCACCCTGGGAAACCATTCGGGATGCCTGCCGCAGCGATGTCTTCAATCCCACCACCGCCGCGGGTGAGTTGACTTATGCCTCCACGCTGATCCCTGTCGGGGCTCAGTTTGCAGACTATGCGCGCCCCTCCTTCCCGCCTAAACGGCCTATTTTGGAAGCGGTCTGTGATTTAAACCGGCGCATCAATGAGGATTTCATCTTTGATCCCACCGCCACCGACTATGCAACCCCCGTGGAAAAAGCCCTGAAGCAGCGGCGCGGCGTTTGCCAAGATTTCGCCCAGGTGATGATCGCCTGCATTCGTTCCCTGGGACTTCCAGCGCGCTACGTCAGCGGCTATCTAGAGACGCTGCCCCCGCCCGGCCAGGTCAAGCTGGTGGGCGCAGATGCTTCTCATGCCTGGATTTCAGTTTATTGCGGTGAGACCTGCGGCTGGATGGATGCTGACCCCACCAACAATGTCCTGCCATCGGAGCGCCACATCACCGTGGCCTGGGGGCGTGATTTTGCCGATGTCAGTCCACTGCGCGGCGTTACGATTGGGGCGGGAGAACAGCGGCTCCTAGTCGCGGTGGATGTCTTACCAGATCCAGACTGA
- a CDS encoding circularly permuted type 2 ATP-grasp protein: protein MSNPKPFNLEPLPPAGQSQQQQQMRGLDGCLLNYRAMPGVFDEMVLPSGELRPHWKTFGSFLAHCSDADLKQRNDSIQRLLADHGATYNIYDDALGTSRPWMLDLLPFIVAEQDWRRVQEGLDQRGRLLNAILLDLYGPQKLLRNGLLPPGIVQANPGFLRPVMGVNPPGGKFIFSLGSDLVRDAGGTWRVLADRAQAPSGHGYTLENRIVMSNVYAEEFNASRVRRLANYFELKREMLRSLAPKHRHGDAGILMLTPGPYNETYFEHAFQARYLGFPLVEGADLTVRDRHAQLKTLEGLRRVEVMVRHVDDVFCDPLELNSGSLLGTPGLMEAWRSGNIALANGLGTGVIETPALHPFMPGLCRHILGEELKLPCVPTWWCGQRRELDMLMRDPDRWVVKPAFMRGSRDPIFIRDQEKEQKARLLESIRAAPHEWVAQEVLSLSTTPTWNGSKVEPRSLVWRAFAIAQGDGFATMPGGLARVSPEPQRWLVTMRSGGISKDTWVLGDGTEDTTFGHLSQQPIVIRPARPPSGVPSRAADHLFWLGRYAERLELTIRMARVVMQRLASERGLVQSREAQSCVALMVEIGLLPTGTTSLRDHLQALLQDPKRDGSVPDLLGRLRYNASAARDRLSDDMWRLFNRLDRDARLPAGPFSVSAAQSALDTLVLDLAALSGMQHENMTRGHGWRFLEIGRRLERGSIILTLLKGTLKQAPQDDSILSPLLEICDSTMTYRRLHFARPVLAPVLDLLLLNDSNPRSVAHQLMVLGRQASQLPVDPTLESRLPEKQQTDVLLSDLSSLNLITLARTPGELHAAVKATCDTLTDGLEKLSDIITEHYFSHAIRRVE, encoded by the coding sequence ATGTCCAACCCCAAGCCTTTCAATCTCGAACCTCTTCCGCCTGCGGGCCAGTCCCAGCAGCAGCAGCAGATGCGTGGCCTAGACGGGTGCCTGCTCAATTATCGAGCCATGCCGGGCGTCTTTGATGAGATGGTGCTGCCCAGCGGAGAACTGCGCCCGCATTGGAAGACCTTCGGAAGTTTTTTAGCCCACTGTTCGGATGCAGATCTCAAACAGCGGAATGATAGCATCCAGCGTCTGCTGGCAGATCACGGTGCCACCTACAACATTTACGATGACGCCCTGGGCACCAGCCGCCCATGGATGCTGGATCTGCTACCCTTCATCGTGGCTGAGCAGGACTGGCGGCGCGTGCAGGAGGGGCTAGACCAGCGCGGTCGCCTGCTGAACGCTATCCTTTTAGACCTCTACGGTCCTCAGAAACTGCTGAGAAACGGCCTGCTACCGCCTGGCATCGTGCAGGCGAATCCAGGCTTTCTCAGGCCAGTCATGGGTGTCAATCCGCCGGGAGGTAAATTTATTTTCTCGCTCGGCTCAGACCTCGTGCGGGATGCTGGCGGTACGTGGCGGGTGCTGGCAGACCGGGCCCAGGCCCCTAGCGGCCACGGCTACACGCTAGAAAACCGCATTGTCATGTCCAACGTGTATGCGGAGGAGTTCAACGCCTCACGCGTGCGGCGACTGGCAAACTACTTTGAGCTGAAGCGCGAAATGCTGCGCTCGCTCGCGCCCAAACATCGCCACGGGGATGCGGGGATCCTGATGCTAACGCCGGGGCCCTACAATGAAACCTATTTTGAGCATGCCTTCCAGGCAAGATACCTCGGCTTTCCTCTCGTGGAAGGGGCAGACCTCACTGTGCGTGATCGCCACGCGCAGCTCAAGACTCTCGAGGGACTTCGCCGGGTGGAAGTGATGGTACGCCATGTGGACGATGTGTTTTGTGATCCGCTGGAGTTAAATTCCGGCTCCCTTCTCGGCACCCCAGGCCTCATGGAAGCCTGGCGCAGTGGCAATATCGCCCTGGCCAACGGTCTAGGCACAGGCGTCATTGAAACCCCTGCGCTTCATCCGTTTATGCCAGGCCTATGCCGACATATTTTGGGGGAGGAGCTCAAGCTGCCCTGCGTCCCCACCTGGTGGTGCGGCCAGCGGCGTGAGCTGGACATGCTGATGCGGGACCCGGACCGCTGGGTGGTCAAACCAGCCTTCATGCGGGGCTCCCGCGATCCCATCTTCATCCGCGACCAGGAGAAAGAGCAAAAAGCCCGCTTGCTGGAAAGCATCCGTGCAGCCCCCCACGAATGGGTGGCCCAGGAAGTTCTCAGCCTCTCCACCACGCCCACCTGGAATGGCAGTAAGGTGGAGCCCCGTTCTCTGGTCTGGCGCGCCTTTGCCATCGCCCAAGGGGATGGTTTTGCCACCATGCCTGGCGGCCTAGCCCGCGTGAGCCCAGAGCCCCAGCGCTGGCTGGTGACCATGCGCAGTGGCGGCATCAGCAAAGACACCTGGGTGCTGGGAGATGGCACGGAAGATACGACCTTTGGCCATCTCAGCCAGCAGCCCATCGTCATCCGCCCTGCCCGCCCCCCGAGCGGCGTGCCTAGCCGTGCAGCAGATCACCTCTTTTGGTTAGGTCGGTATGCAGAGAGGCTTGAACTCACGATTCGCATGGCCCGTGTCGTCATGCAACGTCTGGCCAGTGAACGTGGCCTGGTGCAGAGCCGTGAAGCTCAGAGCTGTGTGGCATTGATGGTCGAAATAGGCCTTCTCCCTACGGGCACGACGAGCCTGCGTGATCACCTCCAGGCCCTGCTGCAAGATCCCAAACGAGATGGCAGTGTGCCCGACCTCCTAGGCCGCCTGCGTTACAACGCCTCCGCTGCGCGAGATCGCCTCTCCGATGACATGTGGCGTCTTTTCAATCGGCTGGATCGTGATGCACGCCTGCCAGCAGGGCCCTTCAGTGTTTCTGCGGCTCAAAGTGCCCTAGATACCTTGGTGCTAGACCTGGCCGCACTCAGCGGCATGCAGCATGAAAACATGACCCGCGGCCACGGCTGGCGTTTCCTAGAAATCGGCCGTCGGCTAGAGCGTGGATCCATCATCCTCACCCTTCTCAAAGGCACTCTCAAACAGGCACCTCAGGATGATAGCATCCTCAGCCCGTTGTTGGAAATTTGTGATAGCACGATGACCTACCGCCGCCTCCACTTTGCCCGCCCCGTGCTGGCCCCCGTGCTGGATCTGCTCCTGCTCAATGATAGCAACCCTCGCTCCGTGGCTCATCAGCTCATGGTCCTAGGCCGCCAGGCGAGTCAACTTCCCGTGGACCCGACTCTGGAGTCACGCCTGCCGGAAAAGCAGCAGACAGACGTTTTGCTTTCTGACCTCAGCAGCCTGAATCTCATCACCCTGGCGCGCACTCCAGGGGAGCTGCATGCAGCCGTCAAAGCTACCTGCGACACCCTTACAGATGGCTTGGAAAAGCTTTCCGACATCATCACCGAGCATTACTTTAGCCACGCCATCCGGCGGGTGGAATAA
- a CDS encoding DUF3450 family protein — protein MNTSVLRLFSAFCLVTAGLAYSAEPAPTPVDAGDSMNHARSLLQKWAETERLIASERHEWEQGKALLEGRITLVEQSVMEMKKKITEAETKLADAKKRAAEVELEKAQAKEASDALLAAAEELEKGVRALVARVPTNVKEKVKVLADRIPKEGAEVKNITAAERYQNVLGVVNELNKANLEIASLPEIHEVGNGKKAEVKTVYIGLGQAYFVNAAGDIGGVGVPNADAWVWKTDPTIAKSMMEVLEVMKKTVSPKLVELPATID, from the coding sequence GTGAATACCTCCGTTCTCAGACTCTTTTCAGCGTTTTGCCTTGTCACGGCAGGGCTGGCCTACAGTGCCGAGCCTGCTCCTACTCCAGTGGATGCCGGAGACTCTATGAACCATGCCCGCTCACTCCTGCAAAAGTGGGCAGAGACGGAGCGCCTCATCGCCTCTGAGCGGCATGAATGGGAGCAAGGTAAAGCTCTGTTAGAAGGCCGCATCACCCTCGTCGAGCAATCCGTGATGGAGATGAAAAAGAAGATCACGGAGGCTGAAACGAAGCTGGCGGATGCCAAGAAGCGCGCAGCCGAAGTAGAACTGGAAAAAGCTCAGGCGAAAGAGGCGAGCGATGCTTTGCTGGCTGCGGCGGAAGAGCTGGAAAAAGGTGTGCGAGCTCTCGTCGCACGTGTGCCGACCAATGTTAAAGAGAAGGTGAAAGTGCTGGCTGACCGCATTCCCAAAGAAGGCGCTGAAGTCAAAAACATCACCGCTGCGGAGCGTTACCAAAATGTGTTGGGCGTGGTCAATGAACTGAACAAGGCAAATCTTGAAATTGCCTCTTTGCCTGAAATTCATGAAGTGGGGAATGGAAAGAAGGCCGAGGTGAAGACGGTCTATATCGGTCTCGGACAGGCCTACTTTGTCAATGCTGCCGGTGACATCGGCGGTGTGGGTGTCCCCAACGCGGACGCCTGGGTGTGGAAGACAGATCCCACCATCGCCAAGAGCATGATGGAAGTGCTTGAGGTCATGAAAAAGACGGTGAGCCCAAAGCTCGTCGAGCTCCCTGCCACGATTGATTGA
- a CDS encoding MotA/TolQ/ExbB proton channel family protein, giving the protein MKPFVILCASWLAMATAQAQAPAPSVFNSAASSAQKDYEKSLEDLSKARAEIDKDKEPMNRKLSAAEAELAALQEKFAPLTRELDQAELNVVNLKNEVKLATDESTYLTNIMDEFTKGYESKVHVSELQRLGDVLSKAKAASDDEKATTKDRFMAQVGLIRAAITRLAEVIGGTRFEGQAVDSQGFVMDGKFALIGPMAFFSAKGGAGSGIAMPQVGSPMPIIRSITPEINASIATLVETGKGLLPLDATLGGAIKDFVTKHSLLDTYKHGGPIMHPLLLVSILVFGTAIERIFFILREKKRRQPRDVHELLEAVEAGDFDKAISVGSKSKDYVGRALSHALEHVETNISDALGMAAAMEIKRFKRGFFVLDTGMTIAPLLGLLGTVTGMMASFAAIGADMGAPSAITGGIAEALIATAFGLVIAMTGLVPFNYLNNMVEDAEHELEVAASKMELIIEKNKKHEEELRHRHRQMMAGENVGLQQISGKPAVNKNLGQDPLPA; this is encoded by the coding sequence ATGAAACCTTTTGTTATTCTTTGCGCGTCTTGGTTGGCGATGGCCACGGCCCAAGCGCAGGCTCCGGCCCCTTCAGTGTTTAATTCAGCCGCTAGTTCCGCTCAAAAAGACTATGAGAAAAGTCTGGAAGACCTTTCCAAGGCGCGGGCGGAGATTGATAAAGACAAGGAACCCATGAATCGCAAGCTCTCCGCTGCGGAGGCAGAATTGGCCGCCCTTCAAGAGAAATTTGCCCCTTTGACTCGTGAGCTGGATCAGGCGGAACTGAATGTGGTGAACCTTAAAAATGAGGTCAAGCTCGCCACTGACGAAAGCACTTACCTCACGAATATCATGGATGAGTTTACCAAAGGGTATGAGTCTAAGGTGCACGTCAGTGAGTTGCAACGTCTGGGGGATGTCCTTAGCAAAGCCAAGGCTGCGAGTGATGACGAGAAAGCCACGACCAAGGATCGTTTCATGGCGCAAGTAGGCCTTATCCGTGCGGCCATCACTCGGCTGGCGGAAGTGATCGGTGGCACTCGTTTTGAAGGTCAGGCCGTGGATAGCCAGGGATTTGTCATGGATGGCAAATTTGCCCTTATTGGCCCCATGGCGTTTTTCTCTGCCAAGGGAGGTGCAGGTTCGGGCATTGCAATGCCTCAGGTGGGCTCACCCATGCCGATCATCCGCAGTATTACCCCTGAGATCAATGCCTCCATCGCCACACTGGTGGAGACAGGCAAAGGCCTGCTGCCTCTGGATGCCACCCTGGGTGGTGCTATCAAAGACTTCGTGACCAAGCATAGTTTGTTAGACACCTACAAGCACGGTGGGCCGATCATGCATCCGCTCTTGCTAGTTAGCATTCTGGTTTTCGGCACGGCTATCGAGCGAATCTTTTTCATTCTGCGTGAGAAAAAGCGCCGTCAGCCACGGGATGTGCATGAGCTTTTGGAAGCTGTGGAAGCGGGTGATTTTGACAAGGCCATCAGTGTGGGCAGCAAGTCCAAGGATTATGTAGGTCGCGCTCTTTCCCATGCTCTTGAGCACGTGGAAACAAATATTTCTGATGCACTCGGCATGGCCGCAGCCATGGAGATCAAACGCTTCAAACGTGGCTTCTTCGTCCTGGATACAGGGATGACCATCGCTCCATTGCTGGGGCTGCTCGGTACGGTGACCGGGATGATGGCCTCCTTTGCCGCTATCGGTGCAGACATGGGCGCTCCCTCCGCCATCACGGGTGGTATTGCGGAAGCTCTCATCGCCACGGCCTTCGGTCTCGTCATTGCCATGACCGGTCTTGTTCCCTTCAACTACCTCAACAACATGGTGGAAGATGCCGAGCACGAACTGGAAGTGGCAGCCTCCAAGATGGAACTCATCATCGAGAAGAATAAGAAGCACGAGGAGGAGTTGCGTCACCGCCACCGCCAAATGATGGCTGGTGAAAATGTAGGTCTCCAGCAAATCTCTGGTAAGCCCGCTGTGAACAAGAACCTCGGTCAGGATCCTCTACCCGCCTAA
- a CDS encoding ExbD/TolR family protein translates to MKFRKKPKKHAKIEVVPLIDVVFFLLATFVMVSLSMTKNEGITVNNPAASTASPKDNKDATLTLSLAQTGEIFFNKEKINAAQLPLRLQSFKSANKDGQVVVNGDGDVPYKFIVTVLDEARKAGFTKIAHSVERK, encoded by the coding sequence ATGAAGTTTCGTAAAAAGCCTAAAAAGCACGCCAAGATTGAGGTCGTTCCTCTCATTGACGTGGTGTTCTTCCTCCTGGCCACATTCGTCATGGTGTCTCTTTCCATGACTAAGAATGAGGGGATCACGGTGAACAATCCTGCGGCCTCCACTGCGAGCCCGAAGGATAACAAAGATGCCACCTTGACTCTGAGTCTGGCTCAGACGGGCGAGATCTTCTTTAATAAAGAAAAGATCAATGCCGCTCAGTTACCCTTGCGTTTGCAAAGCTTCAAGTCTGCCAACAAAGACGGTCAAGTCGTAGTGAATGGCGATGGAGATGTGCCTTACAAATTCATCGTCACGGTACTGGATGAAGCCCGCAAAGCTGGCTTTACTAAGATCGCCCACTCCGTTGAGCGGAAGTAA
- a CDS encoding energy transducer TonB, with amino-acid sequence MKQAVVGLLAALGLHAIVFLFGGFLIPKGEEGVKKKEVLVEVEVNKKEEKKVEEEPKEKLEEPVPDIEQDMKDFRELAAPAASAPGPALSAASLSDLSSALSGAGGGEGGFGSSVGFGSGVIGGSGSGSMGGMGDMLSGGQLDNKPEPVNRASPKLSSSQRQKAKGVVNLIIVVGPDGTVSKADVTDTPDPSINAPCIEAARQWRFKPGTRAGKPVSFKLKLPFRFE; translated from the coding sequence ATGAAACAAGCTGTCGTTGGCCTGCTCGCTGCCTTGGGGCTTCATGCGATTGTGTTTCTCTTTGGTGGTTTTTTGATCCCCAAAGGCGAAGAGGGCGTGAAGAAAAAGGAAGTGCTGGTGGAGGTGGAAGTGAACAAGAAGGAAGAGAAGAAGGTGGAAGAGGAGCCCAAGGAAAAGCTGGAAGAGCCCGTGCCTGACATTGAGCAGGACATGAAAGACTTTCGTGAACTAGCTGCTCCCGCCGCTTCTGCGCCTGGCCCTGCTCTAAGCGCAGCCAGTCTATCCGATCTTAGCTCTGCGCTCTCCGGTGCAGGGGGGGGGGAAGGGGGCTTTGGTTCCTCCGTTGGCTTCGGTAGCGGTGTCATCGGTGGCAGTGGTTCTGGCAGCATGGGCGGCATGGGGGATATGCTTTCGGGTGGCCAGCTAGATAACAAACCCGAACCCGTGAACCGTGCCTCGCCCAAACTTTCGAGTTCCCAGCGCCAGAAGGCTAAAGGGGTGGTCAATCTAATCATCGTTGTAGGTCCAGATGGCACGGTTTCGAAAGCGGACGTGACCGATACGCCTGATCCCTCCATCAACGCTCCCTGCATTGAGGCTGCCCGTCAGTGGCGCTTCAAGCCCGGTACTCGTGCGGGCAAGCCTGTGTCTTTTAAACTGAAACTCCCCTTCCGATTCGAATGA
- a CDS encoding tetratricopeptide repeat protein has product MKCLLPGLLLLGFSQLHAASSHKAPYALQMWNDPAFARYFVGTYGNIPDVEPELKDADREILQQLLPLMAKPLDAIQFLSKVVGKDSNAIFDFQVASLYLDNGMNDPSEKWFLSALNKAPAFRRAWRGLGMAQVKASKWKEAVASLGKAIGLGIQDGPTYGLLAYSLLALERASSAESAYRQALMFEPDSLDWKMGLVRAQLKQLKAAEAAALCDEILRDHPDRIELLSLQAEAYIAMKENGKATENLEILVRGGQAKGDDIKRLGDIYLATHEPALALSAFSRWLERSDKKPAEDVPHIVMVAENLSSQNALPEASLLLAKAKASSDKQLPKEVEAKMLKVEARLQMSAGKGEAAAPILQRVVELNPMDGSALMLLGQHFADAKDGVKATAYYERATKIKETEPDALIRLAQMNIADGKLADALPMLKKSNDLKPRDGVQKLIQDLEKFLKKGPKT; this is encoded by the coding sequence ATGAAGTGTCTCCTCCCTGGCCTCTTGCTCCTTGGGTTTTCACAGCTCCACGCTGCCTCTTCCCACAAGGCTCCGTATGCCCTGCAAATGTGGAATGATCCGGCTTTCGCGCGTTACTTCGTTGGCACTTATGGCAACATTCCTGATGTGGAGCCTGAGTTAAAAGATGCGGATCGCGAGATCCTTCAGCAGCTCCTGCCTTTGATGGCTAAGCCACTGGATGCCATCCAGTTTTTATCCAAGGTGGTGGGTAAGGATTCCAATGCGATTTTTGATTTTCAGGTGGCCAGTCTTTATCTGGACAATGGGATGAACGATCCCTCTGAGAAGTGGTTTTTGTCAGCCCTCAACAAAGCTCCTGCTTTTCGTCGTGCTTGGCGTGGTCTGGGCATGGCGCAGGTGAAAGCCAGCAAGTGGAAAGAGGCTGTGGCCAGTCTGGGTAAGGCCATCGGCCTGGGCATTCAAGATGGACCGACCTATGGGTTGCTCGCCTATTCATTGTTGGCCCTTGAGCGTGCATCCTCGGCGGAGAGTGCCTACCGCCAAGCTTTGATGTTTGAGCCGGATTCGCTCGATTGGAAAATGGGTCTGGTGCGGGCGCAACTCAAGCAACTGAAGGCGGCCGAAGCAGCGGCTCTTTGCGATGAAATCCTGCGTGATCATCCTGACCGTATCGAATTGCTGAGCCTGCAAGCTGAGGCCTACATCGCCATGAAGGAGAATGGCAAGGCAACCGAGAACCTAGAGATTTTGGTGCGCGGTGGTCAGGCGAAGGGGGATGACATCAAACGTCTCGGGGATATTTACCTCGCGACCCATGAGCCTGCTCTGGCACTCAGTGCCTTTAGCCGCTGGCTGGAACGCAGTGATAAGAAACCGGCTGAAGACGTGCCCCACATCGTCATGGTGGCGGAAAATCTCTCTTCTCAAAATGCGCTGCCCGAAGCCTCTTTATTGCTGGCTAAAGCCAAGGCTAGCTCCGACAAACAATTGCCAAAAGAAGTCGAGGCCAAGATGCTTAAAGTTGAGGCACGTCTGCAAATGTCCGCAGGCAAAGGCGAGGCTGCAGCCCCCATTTTACAACGTGTTGTCGAGTTGAATCCGATGGATGGCAGCGCCCTCATGCTCTTGGGGCAGCACTTTGCGGATGCCAAGGACGGTGTGAAGGCTACTGCCTACTACGAGCGTGCCACCAAGATCAAAGAAACCGAACCGGATGCTCTCATCCGTTTGGCGCAGATGAACATCGCCGATGGCAAGTTAGCCGATGCATTGCCCATGCTGAAAAAATCAAATGATCTGAAGCCTCGTGATGGGGTGCAGAAACTGATTCAGGACCTGGAGAAGTTCCTGAAGAAGGGGCCAAAAACCTAG
- a CDS encoding acyltransferase family protein: MSPHPRLISLDAFRGFIMLLMASSGFGLAQMAKAYPDSWAWQQIGYQVSHVEWVGCALWDLIQPAFMFMVGVAVPLSLLRRKQDGQGFWGRFAHAVLRAIILVLLGVLLSTKVGDPLTNWIFPNVLAQIGLGYVFLFVLASLGWEYCAAAVVIILVGDWYWFFQHPLPGAGFDFAAIGAKPEDLLDGRFAQWSKHLNVAADFDRWLLNLFPRTEPFITNSGGYTTMNFVPALVTMLLGAITGEKLLRSAKSHRQKAAALLIAGIVCLLIGTILDIVAVPMVKRIWTPSWAVFSSGWVFLMLSFFYWLVEVAGQRKIVFPLVVVGMNSLFIYIMHSLAAGWIRDAVKTHAGADIFSGSWGPVLERCSVLAVLWLLCFWLYRQRAFLRV; encoded by the coding sequence ATGTCACCCCACCCACGTCTCATTTCCCTGGATGCTTTCCGGGGTTTTATCATGCTGCTGATGGCCTCCTCTGGCTTTGGACTGGCGCAGATGGCTAAGGCATATCCGGATTCCTGGGCATGGCAGCAGATTGGTTATCAGGTGTCTCACGTGGAGTGGGTGGGCTGTGCGCTGTGGGATCTCATCCAGCCCGCATTCATGTTCATGGTAGGCGTGGCGGTGCCCCTCTCACTGCTGCGGCGGAAACAAGACGGGCAGGGTTTTTGGGGCCGTTTTGCTCATGCCGTTCTGCGTGCGATCATCCTTGTTTTGTTAGGTGTGTTACTTTCCACCAAAGTGGGAGATCCCCTGACCAACTGGATCTTTCCGAACGTCTTGGCTCAGATCGGTTTGGGATACGTGTTTCTTTTTGTGCTGGCCTCGTTAGGCTGGGAGTACTGCGCGGCTGCGGTAGTCATCATTTTGGTAGGAGACTGGTATTGGTTTTTCCAGCATCCTTTGCCTGGGGCAGGGTTTGACTTTGCGGCCATCGGGGCCAAGCCTGAAGACCTCTTGGACGGGCGCTTTGCCCAGTGGAGCAAGCACTTGAACGTGGCTGCAGACTTTGACCGCTGGTTGCTGAATCTGTTTCCAAGGACCGAGCCCTTCATCACGAACAGTGGTGGCTACACGACGATGAATTTCGTGCCCGCACTGGTGACGATGCTGCTGGGAGCCATCACTGGGGAAAAGCTCCTACGCAGTGCTAAGTCTCACCGGCAAAAGGCGGCGGCATTGCTCATTGCAGGTATCGTCTGCCTGCTCATTGGGACCATTTTAGATATTGTCGCTGTTCCCATGGTAAAGCGCATTTGGACTCCCTCCTGGGCCGTCTTCAGCAGTGGCTGGGTGTTCCTGATGCTGTCGTTCTTTTATTGGCTGGTGGAAGTGGCGGGTCAGCGGAAGATTGTCTTCCCTCTCGTGGTGGTCGGCATGAATAGCCTATTCATCTACATCATGCACAGCCTCGCCGCCGGGTGGATCCGCGATGCGGTCAAAACCCACGCTGGCGCAGATATCTTCAGTGGTTCATGGGGGCCCGTGCTGGAACGATGCAGTGTGTTAGCCGTGCTTTGGCTGCTGTGCTTTTGGTTATACCGCCAGCGGGCCTTTTTGCGGGTATAA
- a CDS encoding Dabb family protein, with protein sequence MIHNVYFWLKKDLSPEQVETFENELIALKTIDYLEHGFVGKPAPTEERPVTDHSFDYSLILHFKNMQDHDFYQKECPKHLHFVNVCKPFFDRVIVYDTSPIH encoded by the coding sequence ATGATTCACAACGTCTATTTCTGGCTGAAAAAGGACCTGAGCCCCGAGCAGGTCGAAACCTTTGAGAACGAATTGATCGCTCTCAAAACCATTGATTATTTGGAGCACGGCTTCGTCGGCAAACCCGCCCCCACCGAGGAGCGGCCCGTGACGGATCACAGCTTCGACTACTCCCTCATCCTGCATTTCAAAAACATGCAGGACCACGACTTTTATCAAAAGGAGTGCCCGAAACACCTTCACTTCGTGAACGTCTGCAAACCATTCTTTGATCGGGTGATCGTTTACGATACCTCACCAATCCATTGA